The Ignavibacteriales bacterium genome segment GTGTTGGTCTTGTTCACGAAGTTGGCAGCCGCATGCACGTTCTCTTCCATAAGCGTTCCCCCAAAGTCATCTGCGCCGAAGTGGAGAGCGATTTGTCCGGTCTTCTTTCCTTCTGAAAACCATGAGGCCTGAATGTGCGGGAAATTGTCCAGGTAGATGCGCGAAAACGCAATCATTTGAAGATAGCGAGTCGGACTCGCATAGGTCGGGATGATCTTCTCGAGGGGCGTATTGCCGGGCTTGAACGACCAGGGGACGAACGCAGTGAAGCCTCCCGTCTCGTCCTGCAACGACCTGATACTCTCGAGGTGCTCCACAATGTCTTCGTCCGTTTCAAGGTGGCCGTACATCATTGTCGCGGTCGACCTGTAACCGATCTTGTGTGCCTCACGCATCACGTTCAGCCAGTCTTCGGAAGTGCCCTTCTTACTGCTGATCTTTTTCTTGACCCGATCAGAGAGGATCTCCGCTCCCCCGCCGGGGATCGACCGAAGTCCCGCATCCCATAATTTACGGAGAACCTCTGTAAGGGAATACCCCGAGATCTGCATCATCCCGATAATTTCTGAGGTGGAGTAGAAGTGCGGGTGAATCTGAGGCACTTCCGCTATCGCACGCCTCACCATCTCTGTATAATACTCAAACGGCAAAGAAGGATGCACTCCCCCCTGCAGGAGAACGGTCGTTGCACCGGCTTCAGCTGCTTCCTTGAACTTCTGGATCATGTGGTCCACAGTGTACGTGTACTCCCCCGCTTCACCGGGATGACGATAGAATGCACAGAAAATGCAATCGATGGTGCAGACATTCGAATAGTTCGGATTGGTGTCGAGAAGATACGTCACCGCCCGCTGCGGATTTTTGTTGAAACGGATCTCGTTCGCCAAAGCGCCGAGCTCAAGCAATTCTGCATTGCGGAGAAGGAACACTCCCTCACCCTTCGTGATCCGATGTCCCGCTCGTACTGATTCCTGGATTCCTTCTACTGTCATGCCCTCTGCTCAGAATGTAAGTGCGTATCCAGCTGATTTGAGTTCTTTGATGATGCTCAGGCTCGCTTCTTCCAGCTTCACCACGATTGGCTTCACGACAACGCCTGGAATATTCTTCGGGACCTCGACGTCTGTCATGTGCAACACCATCACATGGTTCTTTCCTAGATTGCCGACAAAGTGACCCAGTTCAAACATCGCGTAAGCAAGATCATCAGAATTGAGGACGAAGAATGCAAATTGCGCCCCCTCTTCCCTCGAAATAGTCTCAAGCGCAATCATTTCTCCGTGGCTGCGGTCAATCGGTATTTCTTCGACTCCCACATCTGAGAGAAACTCTGCTATCTGCTGCCGCAGAGGATCATTGATCTCGCCAATCACATACGCTTTCTTCGGTGCAGTCGGCGGCGCTGCCGCCTGGACAGGAGCAGCGGCTTCCGGCGGCGCTGCACTCTTCACAGGAGGTCTCAGTGTCCTCGGCCCTCCGGCTCCCTGCGGCTGGCTCTCTGACGGCGACGACAGAGGAGCGGGTGATGCCGCTTTGACCGGTTCTGCCGCCAACTCGGGAGTGGCTTTCAACTTCTCGAAGAGCTCCCGCATGCTTGTATAGATGAGGTTGGCCGACGCCTGATAAAACAATCCGCCATTCGCATCGCCGGTGATTTTGTTCTTGTATGGGAAACCGATTGGACCAACAACCTCCAGGGATTCGAGACAGGCTTTGCGCCATGCAAGGTACTTGTCCTGCATGCGCGCATTGTAGCCAGAGAAATCAAACCCGCCGAGAGGTGTGAGTTTCGCACCCTCGTCAACGAGCGATTCAAATCTCTGGATCATCGTCTCAGCCATACCGTAACCCGGTGTCTAGTTCTGGCGCAGCTTGCTGCCATCCGTTGTCCGATCCGCTTCCCCCTCAAGCGACGCAAGCAATCCTTCGAACAGATCGATCGCTTCGCGTTCACGTTCCCCTAAATGATAGTTGAATCCTTCCAGGTATTCCGTCGCTTCATGGGAACTCCATCCAATTCTCTTCGCGTGTGCGGCGCTGATGCGCTCAAGATCCAACTCTCCATTTTTGAGGGCCGTTTGGATCAAGGACGAAAGCTCCTCTCTTTTCTCGGTGCCAAGAGCGTTTCTCACTGCCCAGACTGCGAAGACAAATGGCAGCTTCTGCCAGTCATACCATTCGGCTGCCAGGTCATAGACGAGCTCAAAGCTCTGCAACCCCGTCTTTTGATGGCGCATGGCCTCATCACCGATGAGCAGCACCGCGTCAAATTCATCATAGCTGTTCACACCCGTGTGCATGCGCCTGAGCTCAGCCTTCACTCCATACTTTTTTTCAAGAAGGACCTGAAGAAGCCGTACGGACGTGGCAGTGTCGTCAACAATCCCGACGATCTTTCCCTGAAGTTCGCGCCATCCATGGTTTGAAAACAGCATGACGCTCTTGACCTGATCGCGGGTCGCTATGCAATACGGCAGTACCGTTAATCCCTCTTTCTGGCTGAAGTAATCACACAACGAGAACAACCCGGCATCGAGCTGATTGTTCCGCGCCAACACCCCCATGCGCCTCGGCGTCACCGGCAGCATCTTGAACTGACGCTTCTCGAAATGATGGTAGAACGGGACCGAATTGAGATACGGGATCTTCCCGACTACATCCGTCGCGTAGAGGTTCAGAGGATTGTAGTACACGTCGCGCTCCACGGGAATCTTGCCAGCGTCGCGAATGATCCTGATTATCTTCTCCTTCGTGAGCTGCATCGGGGCGATGGCACCAGCGTCGTGGGCTATCTTCTCACCGCCGACCGTTCCGTCGAGGTCGTCCGCGCCGAAGTTCAAAGCAACGGAAGCCACCTCCTCCGTCAACATCACCCAATACGCCTTGATATGCGGGAAGTTGTCAAGCATCAGTCTCGACACCGCAATCATCTTGAGATCATCGATGGCAGACGTGAAGCGGTTTGTGGGCTTGATACCTGTTGCACCAGGCTGAAATGCCAGAGGTATGAACGTCAAGAACCCGCGCGTTTCATCCTGCAAGGTCCGAAGCCTTATCAAATGCTCAACACGCTCCTCCTGCGTTTCGATGTGGCCGTAGAGGATCGTGCTGTTCGTCGGAATACCGAGCCTGTGCGCTGCTCTGTGAATATCGAGCCACGCCTTCGCTCCGATTTTCGAGCTGAACAGGCGCTTGCGAACTCTTTCAGAAAACACTTCGGCTCCGCCCCCCGGCATTGTGCGCAGTCCGGCTTCCTTCAGCTGCCGCAGAACTTCTTCTATCGAAAGCTTGAATTTCTTATGGAAGAAATCGATTTCAACCGCCGTGAACGCCTTGATATCGACGTTGGGAAAATGCTTCTTGATCTGCCGCAGCATATCGAGATAGTATTCCCACTCCCAATCGGGATGCAGCCCTCCGGTGATGTGCACCTCGTGAATCTCCGGGGTCAGCTTGCTCAGAATATCATGCACCGTCATTTCGTATGCTTGCGGGCGCCCCTTCTTTGTCGCGAAGTCACAGAACTTGCAGGCAAGCACGCATACGTTCGTCGGCTCGATCTTCTGGTTGAGCACAAAATACACAGCATCGCCGCTCCGCTCCCTTTGTACGGCGTGCGCCATCTTCCCCAGCGAAATGACATCGGTGGTCCCGAAGAGGGTCAGCCCGTCTTCAAGATTCAGCCTTTCGCCCTGCTGCACCTTCTCCCAGATCGGAAGGAGATTCGTGTCACGAAAATGAATTGTCTGCGCCATCACCTTCCCGCATTATGACCAATACTCTTTCCAACGACTATCGACTTTCTTCACTACTTCTTCCGGCATGCGCAATGGTTCCGGGTAGCCGGCTTTCCACGTCGCGTCGATGCCCATCACGCCCTTATATATCGGTGCGATTCCCTGCAGCGTCTGTTCTCTGAAGACAACATCCCGTTCACAATCAAAACGCGTAAACACACCCCAAATGGAATTCTCCTGGTCTTTGATGTTCACATCCTCGCTGACCGCCGCGATAATTCTGAGATGTTGGAGCTCCCGGCGCCTGACCAGTTTGTCTACGATCGCTCTGCCTTTGCCGGCAACTGTCACCGTCAGGAAGCAATTGTCGGCTATGTGCGCATCGAGTATGCGCCGATCCATGGCTCGGATGTCCGCAAGCCGGGCGCGCCCGGTCGATTTCACCTTCGCAGGCTCGGCAGCACGATGCTTCTTCGTTGCATCGAGTATCATCCTGCTTCCCAGCTCGGTCTTGAAGCTCGTGAAGTCAAGCGTGTCCATCGGTACCTTCGGCAACAGCACGAAATCAAAATACGGGTCGAAGTGATCCCGAATCTCACCCAAGACCGCACTCCAACTGCGCACATCGACGCCTGCGCTCACGAGGATCATGGATTTCGTCAGCGAAAGCTGGCCGGTGCCGAGCAACCCAAGAGCGGTCTTCATTGCTTCTTTCTTGTACCGCGCGTTAACCGAAACGACGAGGAGGTTATGGAAGCCCCCCTCGTAGTACGCCCACACATCTCTGATTTCGCTGTGAAGAACTCGTGCCAGCGGGCCGAGTATCTGCTGCGTCGCGTCGCCGAGGAACTTGTCTTCCATCGGCGGTATACCCACAACAGTCGCCGGATAGACCGGGTTCCGCCGGTGGGTCATCGCTTTCACATGAAACACAGGAAACGGAGCCGAATGCGAGTAATGCCCGAAGTGATCGCCGAACGGACCTTCTTTTCTTCGCTCCTTCTGCGGCACCACGCCTTCGAGAATGAATTCCGCCTGGGCCGGGACCTGAATTGATACGCTTTTCCCTTTTGTCATGGCTATCGGGCCGCCGCGCAGGAACGCTGCGAATGCCACCTCATCCATTCCTTCGGGAAGGGCGGCGACAGAGGCAAGCAGAAGCGCCGGCTCGGTGCCGAGAGCAACAGCGAGTTCAAGATCCTGTCCGAGCTGCTCGGCCTGATGATAATGGAATCCGCCCCCCTTCTGAATCTGCCAGTGCATGCCGGTGGTCAACTGGTCGTACACGTGGATGCGGTAAATTCCGACATTTCGTTTTGCATTCACCGGGTCATAGGTGAAAACCTGCCCGAGCGTCACAAACTTGCCGCCATCTCCCGGCCAACAGGTTTGGATCGGCAACGTGTCGAGATTCGGCCCGAGAACGACTTGCTGCGAATCTGCCACTCGTACACGCCGTCCGCGGGCAGAGAGGATCCGTCTGAACATGCTTCTCCGGTCCCACATCGCGCCGAAACTCGGCGGCGTCAGGCCGTCAACAAAATTGAAGAGCTCCTGACCAATCTGTTCCGGATGTCTCCCCAATGCATGCTCGATGCGGCGCTCGGTGCCATACACGTTTATCACGAGCGGAAACTGCGAGCCCTTCACGTTCTCAAACAACAACACCGGCTTGTTCTCCCTCAGGGAACGAACAGCGATTTCCGTCACTTCCAAAAACGGATCGACCTCTGCCTTTATTCTCCGCACCTCTCCGATGGATTCGAGATAACGAAGAAACTCCCCCAGCGATTTAAAGTGCATCGGAATTCCCTAAGAGAAAGCACCCTTGAAATTGTCGATTGCCAATTTTCGATTATCGCTTGCCGGTTGTCAATTGGCGATTATCAATTGACCATTCACAATTCTTCCGCTCTCCACCCCTTCGATTCCCGGACACCAATCACACCGAGGACCTTATCTACGAACCCCTGCACGTACTCGTCGACCGTCTTCGGCACGAAGTAGAGCGGCGGGGAGATGGGCATGATGACGGCGCCGCTCCTCGAAAGCGCAGCACACTGTTCGAGCGTGATCGTCGAGAGCGGCGTCTCGCGAACGCAGATGACGAGCTTGAACCGTTCCTTCAACGCGACCTGTGCAGTCCGTGTGATGAGCGAATCACCGATCCCCGACGCGATCTTCCCGAGCGTCGAGGTTGAGCATGGAAGGATCACGTATGCGTCGAACCGGTTCGAGCCGGACGCCACAGGAGCCGTGAGGTCTTCATCAGAGAACTCAGTCTTCACGTATGGATGAAGATCCTTCACGTTGATACCGAGTTCATCCTTCAGCAAAACCTTCCCCCACTTGCTGACGATGAGATACTTATCCCCTTCACACTGCTTCACGAACTCGCGTGCGTAGACCGCTCCGGAGGAGCCGGTAATGCCGATGACGATTCTCATGGGAAGTATGCTCCGACGACGATCATGCCCAGGACCACAAAGCCGAGCACCGCGTTGATCTTGAAAAATGCCAGCTCCACATCGCCCGCTTTCTTGTGCTCAAGATACAGCAGGTATCCCGACAGCATAAGAAGAGGAAGCGCCGCGAGCGCCTTGATATAGAGTATGAAGAGAAGCGCCAACGAACCGAACGCGAGGACGTGCAACAACGCCGAGATGCGCAGGGCTTTCGTCCTTCCGTAGCGCGAGCTGAACGAATACAGTTGTTCCGTCCGGTCGAAGAGTTCATCCAACGTCGAATAAATGATATCAAACCCCGTCACCCATAGGAGCGTAAACAGCGAAAGCAGCGCTCCGGGGACGATGTTCTGCAATGATTGTTCGACGGCGAACCACCCTCCGAGCGGCGCCATGGCGAGCCCGAGCCCGACGCCGAAATGGGCCAGCGCAGTGAACCGTTTCATGTATGGGTAGAGGGTGAAAATGAGAAGCGGCAAAGGCGATAACGCCAGGCAGAAAGGCGAGATGAGCGCAGCAGATCCCAGATACATGCCGACACCGACTGCGAGGACCAGGAGCGCCTCGGGAACATTCATCCGCCCGCTGGGAAGTTCGCGCACAGCCGTGCGCGGATTACGCCGGTCGATCTCCCGGTCGATGATCCGGTTCAGCGCGAGCGCTGCAGTCCGAGCCCCCGTCGCCGCTGTGAGAATCAGCAGCAACAGCATGAGCGTAGGCGGTGCCTTGGATGCAAGAAAGGCGCCACTGTATATGAGCGGGAGCGAGAAAAGCGTGTGTTCGATCTTGATGAACCGTAGGAACTTCTGAAGTCGCTGCAACAATACCCCTTGAGGCAATGATGGTAGATTTTTCTTCAATATAGCGCAAAATGGTACGGCAATCAAGAATAGCCAAAACGCCAAAAAAAAATGCCATCAACAAGGATGGCATCTTCTACAGCTGGAATTATGGAAGAGCTACTTAATGCCGGCGCCGCTTTCCAGATCGCCGTTCACGGTCAACACGGCGAGTTTGCCTGTGCTGTCGCTTGCGGCAAGGAGCATACCGTTCGATTCCTGTCCCATCAGTTTGGCAGGCTGGAGGTTCGTAACGACCACAATCATCTTTCCCACCAAATCCTCCGGCTTATAGTGCTGCGCGATGCCGGCTACGACCTGGCGCCGTTCCGTCCCGATCTCCAGCTGAACCTTCAGCAACTTGTTCGATTTGGGAACGAGCTCCGCAGACACGACGCGCGCGAGCTTCAGCTCCACCTTCTTGAAATCATCTATGGTGATGAGCGGCTTCACGTCCGCCGGAGGTTTTGGCGCTTCCACCGGTGCCGGTTCATTCAATGCCTTGATGATCCCGTCTATCTGTTCGTCTTCGATCTTAGTCACCAGTATCTCCGATTTTCTGAATGTATGGCCGGGTTGCAGCGGCCGGTCTCCGGCACTCTCCCACCCTGCTGCACTCGGAGCCCCTTCGAGGTTCAGCGTTTCCCAAATCTTCCGTGCAGTCGAAGGAACGACAGGTTCCATGAGAATCGCCAGAGAACGGACAACCTGAAGGCAAATATTCAGCGTCGTCGCACAATGCTCCGGATTGGATTTGAACGATTTCCACGGCTCGCTGTCGTTGAAGTACTTGTTCGCGGCCCTCGCGAGATTCATCGACTCGATAACCGCCTCGCGGAACTTATACCGTTCGTACAATGCTCCGACTTTCGCCGGAGTTTCTGCGATCACCGCTGCCATGTCTGCGTCGCGGGCATCCAGCGGACCGAGGACAGGAACCGCTCCGCCGAAGTTCTTCTCCGTGAACGCGAGAGTGCGGTTCACGAAGTTCCCGAATATGTCGGCGAGTTCGTTGTTCGTCCTGGCTTGAAAATCCTTCAGGTAGAAATCACTGTCACGCGACTCGGGAAGATTGATCGCCAGCGTGTAGCGAAGCGAATCCGCCGGGAAATGGTTGAGGAAGTTCTCGAGATCTATTCCCCATCCCCTGCTCTTCGAGAATTTCTGACCTTCAAAATTGAGGAATTCGTTGGCCGGCACATTTTCCGGAAGGATATACTGTTCCTTTCCGGAGTCGTTCCAGGCCATCAACATCGCAGGGAACACGATACAATGGAACACAACGTTGTCTTTGCCGATAAACGCTACGTATTTCGTGTCCTGGCCAAGCCAGTACTCCTTCCACTTCTCAGGTTGTCCGATCCGTGCAGCCCATTCTTTTCCGGAAGAGATGTAACCCAGAACTGCATCGAACCAGACGTACAGCACTTTCTTTTCGTATCCGGACACAGGCACAGGAACGCCCCAGCTGAGATCCCTCGTCACGGCCCGGTCCTGCAACCCGTCTTTGAACCAGCTTTCGCAGTACCGCAGAACGTTATCCTTCCATCCATCCCGCTCGGACCGCTCCTTCACGTACGCAACCAGCCGTTTCTGAAAATCTCCGAGGGGAAAATACCAGTGCGACGTGGTCCGGACAACCGGCGTGGTACCGCACAGCTTGCACTTCGGATCGATCAGCTCGGATTGGTTGAGCCACGTGCCGCAGTTTTCGCACTGATCACCCCGGGCCTCCGGCTTCTTGCAATTCGGACACGTCCCTTCGACGTAACGGTCTGCAAGGAACATCCTGTCCTTTTCGCAGTAGAGCTGTTGTTCTTCCTTCTCTTTCAGTACGCCACGGCGGTGGAATTCCGCAAAGAATTCCTGCGCTGTCGCATGATGGAGAGGCAGCGAAGTCCTCGAGTAATTGTCGAAGCTCATGCCGAACTTGTCAAAGGCGGCTTTGTTCAGACTATGATAGCGGTCTACGACGGCCTGCGGCGTGATCTTCTCTTTCTCCGCGGTCACTGTAATGGCGACCCCGTGTTCATCAGAACCGCACAGAAACAGGACATCGCGCTTCTTTGCCCGCTGATAGCGAACGTACATATCGGCGGGGAGATACGCTCCCGCCAGATGGCCAAGGTGGAGCAATCCGTTTGCGTACGGCAATGCCGCGGTGACGAGTATTCTCTTGGGCTGTGATTTCACGAAATGTCTGCTAGGATGATGCCAGATGGCGTTTCAGGTCAATTGCAAGTGACGTGACGACAAGAGGAAGGTAGCCATTTTTGCCAACAAGAGCAATGCTGGTCTCGACACTGCCGAGCGCGTCGGAGAGACGGGCACGTGGAAATTTCTCATTGAAGCTGGTCAGATCTTTGAGCTGCTCACGGTTCAACAATCCGCTTTCACCCTGTTCGCGGAGCACCATCGCGTCTCGCAGCCACACGCCCAGCAATTTCATCCATCGCTCGACCGCATTTCTGTCTCCGAGCGCAACGATCCGTTCCACTTCGAGGGCAAGCGGGATCTTCTGAGTACCAAGGAGCAGCCGCAGAAATTGCACAGCCTCCCGCCGCTGTGCGACGATATCGATCGAAAGCAATTCGAGCGCGGCCGTGTGGCTCCCGTCCGCCAATCGGGCCACAAGCGCCGCCTGTTCCGGTTCCACGCCGTGGCGGTCAATCAGCGCGGCCTGCAATTCCTCCTCACTGAGCGGATCGAACTGAACGAGCTGGCACCTCGAGAGTATTGTCGGCAGCAGCTGTTCCTTGTGCGCGGTGGTCAAGATGAAGACGGAATCGGAAGGAGGCTCCTCGAGCATTTTCAAGAGCGAGTTGCTCGCCTCCGGGTTCATTTCCTCGGCGTGCGATATGATGAATACGCGCTTCCCGCCTTCAAAGGATGAAAGCGAGGCCTCACGGCGGAGAGTGCGGACGCTGTTGATTTTGATGAAATTCGCCTTGGGTACCAGTATTCTGTGGTACGGGTTCTCCGCTTTCAGTTTCAGCTGTCCTTGGATCGACTCGATCTGCTCTTCCGTCAAGCCCGCGACAGGATCATCGCCCGATTGCTCGTTCTTCCCTACCGGCAGGGCAACGATGAGACGGAGGTTCGGATGCTGAAGCTGGTCGACTTTCCGGCAGCTTGCGCATACTCCGCACGGGTCAGCTGGGTTCACCTGGCAATTCAGGGCGCGGCCAACCTCGATCGCCATTGCGTCCTTCCCTACTCCTTCGCCTCCCCAGAACAAATGCGCGTGCGCCACAGAGCCCGACGAAAGGACCCGCCTCAGCAGCTCTTTGACCCGATGTTGACCGATGATTCTGTCCCAACCCATGCGCAGTACCTAAAATGAATGGCCGATACCGAAGTGAAGCACAAGTGCCCCGAGCGTTTCTTTGTAGAACTTTTTCTGTGAGATCCACTGCCGTTCCTGTTCCGCTGATGGATCGTAGACTCTGAATCCAAGATCAATGCGAATCGGACCGGCAATTGTCGCGTATCGTATGCCGAGGCCAGCCGCCATCGCAATTTCACTCGCCTTCACGTCGCTGGCTCTTGGCCAGACATTTCCGAAATCATAGAAGAACACCAGGGAGAATCGACTGAACTCAACGAACCCGAGGCGGCCGGCATTGCGGAGAAGATTCCACCGAGTCTCGATGCTCCCTTCAAACACAGCGTTCCCTCCTTCTTCAGGAAGCCGTGACGCAGCAAGACCCCGAGCCCCCCACCCGCGAACGCTGCCGCTCCCGCCCCCGAAAAACCTTCTCGTAACAGGCACAGGCGCCGGGGAATTGCCGTAGAGTTCGGCAACGCCTCCGTACAACCGGAAAGCCCAGATCGCCGCCTTATCCCGCAACGGGTCCACGTACCATTGGCCGCGGCCGGAGAGCTTCACATACTTCGAATACGGCAGGTCCGTCCCAAACAAACTGCCGAATACGGAAGGTATGACGCCCGCTTCTTCGATGCTGACCGAGTGGAAGAATCCGCCAGATGGATAGAAGATGTCGTTCCGTTTGTCCCGCTGGAGTGTAAATGAGAGAATGGAATTGAACTGCGGGCGCCGATCGATGCTCAGCGAATCGAAGTAGAGTGCGGCGACAGTCGCGTTGATCGCCTCGTAGCCGATTCGTTCCAGACTCCATTCGAGAAACGCGGTCGTATACCGCGCAGTCTGCGACGTGACTGCAAATCGGCCGCGAATGATCGGATTGAAATAATATTTGTGCCTCTTCTCCACGATGAATGAGAGAGAAGGTGTGAAGGAAGTTTTGTTGTTGAAAAAGTAGGGCTGGTTGATCTGGAACGAAAGTTCGGCATTTCCGATGACGGAGCTGTCCCTAAGTCCCGTCCCACTAAACACCCGCGAGAACTCCACGTCCTGTATGGACTGGAGCTGGAATTGGAACTTCGTTTCGAAATTCCTCGCCCCGCCGAAAAAGTTCCTGTTATTATAGCTTACACCAAGAAGGATGTTGAACGCGTTGTTCTCGTCGTTGACACCGATTTCAGGAACAAGTTCCTGGAACGGGCGCGGGCGGACGAATACCTGCGTCGAAATATCGAATGTCGTGTCGGCCTTCACACCGATGACCGGCTCGATGCGCGATGTCTCGAAAACGCCAAGTCTGTTCAGGTTACGCTCGCTGTCGGATCGTTTTGCCTCGCTGTAGAAATCCCCTTTCTGAAAATCGAGGTGCCGCAGAATCGCGCCTTCATCAACAGCTCCGGATGCGATGGAATCCTGCCGCACCGTGATACCGCCGAACACATACCGTTTGCCCCTGGTAATCGCGATCACCAGCCTGATGTTTCCGGTCGACGTATATCTGTACGGGACAATGCTATCGACCCGGACATCGGCATATCCGTTGTTGAAGAACGCGTTGACGATCCGGGCGCGTTCGCCGATAACGCGGTCGGCGACATAGGGCTCCCCTGGTACGACCAGCGGGCGTGCTTCTATTTCTTCCACGACAGACTGCGGAAGGTCTTCAAACCCGACTCGCTGAATCGAATCGATGAGCGACCGATGTCCCTCATGAATGAGAAACGACAACGCAATGGTCTTGCGGCCGAAGTCGGGGCGGAGGAGCGTGTCGATGTGAACTGAAAAGAATCCCTGATCCCTGTAGAACGCCTGAAGGCGGGTATGGTCCTGTTCGAAGCGAGTCCGATCGAAATACTCGGGCTTGTCGCCGAGTTTCTCGCTGATGGTGTACATGAACTTCCAGAATCCGGCCGGCGATTCCTTGGTCTGCATGATACCGAGCAACGCGTCATCGCGGAACGATTCGTTCCCCTCGAAACGCATTCCCGAGATTTCAAGCCCCTGCGTCTGTTCCTGCGCGGCAAGCAACGCAGCGCAGCCCGCAAGGAAGAGAACGATATTGAGTAACCGGCAGTTCATCGGGAGTTCATAAAAAAACCCAGCCGCGCAACGCTGGGTTCAAACCTGGCCCTTACCAGTTTCACGGAGGGCAACCTCATCCGAGGTGGAGTGGAATTAGTACTCTTTGTCGTCTTCAAAAAAGAAATCTTCATCGGTCGGATAGTCCGGCCAAATCTCCTCCATACTTTCGTACGGCTCGTCGCTGTCTTCCAATTCTTCCAGATTCTGCAAAACCTCCAGCGGCGCCCCCGTTCTCACAGCATAATCGATCAATTCCTCCTTGGTTGCGGGCCACGGCGCGTCATCCAGATACGATGCTAATTCGAGTGTCCAAATCATTGCTCAAAATCTCCTCCGAACTCATCAACCACCCGGGAACATCCCCCCCGAGTCTCCACGACTACTGGCTCGATGCGAGCTGTTCTTTAATCTTTTTGTAATCAACGTCGTCAAAGAAATAATCAACGGGATTCTGCAGCACGCCATTCAGGCGCACTTCGTAATGCAGATGCGGGCCCGTGGCGATGCCTGTCTTGCCGGACAGCGCAATCGTTGCGCCCCGCTTCACACGTTCTCCCGGTCGGACCAACACTTTGCTCAGATGGCCGTACACCGTCGTGTATCCGTATCCATGACTTACCACAACCATGACTCCCAACCCGGCTTCAGTACGCCCGGCAG includes the following:
- the mqnC gene encoding dehypoxanthine futalosine cyclase; the encoded protein is MTVEGIQESVRAGHRITKGEGVFLLRNAELLELGALANEIRFNKNPQRAVTYLLDTNPNYSNVCTIDCIFCAFYRHPGEAGEYTYTVDHMIQKFKEAAEAGATTVLLQGGVHPSLPFEYYTEMVRRAIAEVPQIHPHFYSTSEIIGMMQISGYSLTEVLRKLWDAGLRSIPGGGAEILSDRVKKKISSKKGTSEDWLNVMREAHKIGYRSTATMMYGHLETDEDIVEHLESIRSLQDETGGFTAFVPWSFKPGNTPLEKIIPTYASPTRYLQMIAFSRIYLDNFPHIQASWFSEGKKTGQIALHFGADDFGGTLMEENVHAAANFVNKTNTEECIRLIHESGFAAAQRTTLYDVIGVREPVEIAA
- a CDS encoding nucleotide-binding protein, which gives rise to MAETMIQRFESLVDEGAKLTPLGGFDFSGYNARMQDKYLAWRKACLESLEVVGPIGFPYKNKITGDANGGLFYQASANLIYTSMRELFEKLKATPELAAEPVKAASPAPLSSPSESQPQGAGGPRTLRPPVKSAAPPEAAAPVQAAAPPTAPKKAYVIGEINDPLRQQIAEFLSDVGVEEIPIDRSHGEMIALETISREEGAQFAFFVLNSDDLAYAMFELGHFVGNLGKNHVMVLHMTDVEVPKNIPGVVVKPIVVKLEEASLSIIKELKSAGYALTF
- the ubiA gene encoding putative 4-hydroxybenzoate polyprenyltransferase, producing MQRLQKFLRFIKIEHTLFSLPLIYSGAFLASKAPPTLMLLLLILTAATGARTAALALNRIIDREIDRRNPRTAVRELPSGRMNVPEALLVLAVGVGMYLGSAALISPFCLALSPLPLLIFTLYPYMKRFTALAHFGVGLGLAMAPLGGWFAVEQSLQNIVPGALLSLFTLLWVTGFDIIYSTLDELFDRTEQLYSFSSRYGRTKALRISALLHVLAFGSLALLFILYIKALAALPLLMLSGYLLYLEHKKAGDVELAFFKINAVLGFVVLGMIVVGAYFP
- a CDS encoding UbiX family flavin prenyltransferase; this encodes MRIVIGITGSSGAVYAREFVKQCEGDKYLIVSKWGKVLLKDELGINVKDLHPYVKTEFSDEDLTAPVASGSNRFDAYVILPCSTSTLGKIASGIGDSLITRTAQVALKERFKLVICVRETPLSTITLEQCAALSRSGAVIMPISPPLYFVPKTVDEYVQGFVDKVLGVIGVRESKGWRAEEL
- the mqnE gene encoding aminofutalosine synthase MqnE, giving the protein MAQTIHFRDTNLLPIWEKVQQGERLNLEDGLTLFGTTDVISLGKMAHAVQRERSGDAVYFVLNQKIEPTNVCVLACKFCDFATKKGRPQAYEMTVHDILSKLTPEIHEVHITGGLHPDWEWEYYLDMLRQIKKHFPNVDIKAFTAVEIDFFHKKFKLSIEEVLRQLKEAGLRTMPGGGAEVFSERVRKRLFSSKIGAKAWLDIHRAAHRLGIPTNSTILYGHIETQEERVEHLIRLRTLQDETRGFLTFIPLAFQPGATGIKPTNRFTSAIDDLKMIAVSRLMLDNFPHIKAYWVMLTEEVASVALNFGADDLDGTVGGEKIAHDAGAIAPMQLTKEKIIRIIRDAGKIPVERDVYYNPLNLYATDVVGKIPYLNSVPFYHHFEKRQFKMLPVTPRRMGVLARNNQLDAGLFSLCDYFSQKEGLTVLPYCIATRDQVKSVMLFSNHGWRELQGKIVGIVDDTATSVRLLQVLLEKKYGVKAELRRMHTGVNSYDEFDAVLLIGDEAMRHQKTGLQSFELVYDLAAEWYDWQKLPFVFAVWAVRNALGTEKREELSSLIQTALKNGELDLERISAAHAKRIGWSSHEATEYLEGFNYHLGEREREAIDLFEGLLASLEGEADRTTDGSKLRQN
- a CDS encoding UbiD family decarboxylase, producing MHFKSLGEFLRYLESIGEVRRIKAEVDPFLEVTEIAVRSLRENKPVLLFENVKGSQFPLVINVYGTERRIEHALGRHPEQIGQELFNFVDGLTPPSFGAMWDRRSMFRRILSARGRRVRVADSQQVVLGPNLDTLPIQTCWPGDGGKFVTLGQVFTYDPVNAKRNVGIYRIHVYDQLTTGMHWQIQKGGGFHYHQAEQLGQDLELAVALGTEPALLLASVAALPEGMDEVAFAAFLRGGPIAMTKGKSVSIQVPAQAEFILEGVVPQKERRKEGPFGDHFGHYSHSAPFPVFHVKAMTHRRNPVYPATVVGIPPMEDKFLGDATQQILGPLARVLHSEIRDVWAYYEGGFHNLLVVSVNARYKKEAMKTALGLLGTGQLSLTKSMILVSAGVDVRSWSAVLGEIRDHFDPYFDFVLLPKVPMDTLDFTSFKTELGSRMILDATKKHRAAEPAKVKSTGRARLADIRAMDRRILDAHIADNCFLTVTVAGKGRAIVDKLVRRRELQHLRIIAAVSEDVNIKDQENSIWGVFTRFDCERDVVFREQTLQGIAPIYKGVMGIDATWKAGYPEPLRMPEEVVKKVDSRWKEYWS